A single genomic interval of Camelina sativa cultivar DH55 chromosome 11, Cs, whole genome shotgun sequence harbors:
- the LOC104729057 gene encoding uncharacterized protein LOC104729057 → MACHRRNLITLVILSSLLTATLSKNSADMYQWDKWNFFPTLSVYVKNDIKGGLRLHSTCYANGNKSN, encoded by the exons atggcTTGCCACCGTAGAAATTTGATAACTCTGGTGATACTATCGTCGCTCCTGACAGCAACATTATCTAAAAACAGTGCGGATATGTACCAATGGGACAAATGGAACTTTTTCCCGACGTTAAGTGTGTACGTCAAAAACGATATCAAAGGTGGTTTGAGGCTACATTCTACTTGTTATGCTAATGGAAATAA GTCAAACTAG